The sequence below is a genomic window from Candidatus Omnitrophota bacterium.
CAAGCCTTAAAAATAATCCGGAGGCATCCTCTTTGTTCAAAGCATAGGTAATGTTATCTGGGTTAATCACCTCAGAGATATAGCGATCATAGGACAAAGGGTGGCTGCCTAACCCGGAACCAAACAAAGGGTTACGCATAAAACTCTTACAGGCTACGAAACCATTGCTATAGAAAGCAAAAGTACTCAAATTAACCTTGTCTATAGGTTTTTTACCGCTAAGGATAGCTATAGTATCATTAATCCTCACCCTGATCTCGGGTAAAATCTTATAAGCACCAAAACTCAAAACAATCAAGATTAATGCGCAGACGGCAACCAACTTTAACTTTTTATGATTAACACTGATCAAGATCAAAGAAACAATTATCCCTATATAAGAAATCAATGAAAACGATAACAAAACAGTTGCAATTATAAGAAGACTTGCCTTCTTACCGATAAAATACTTTGTCTTTTGCATGATATTCAAGATGGAAATGAATAAAGCCGGCGCCATCGCCGCCCCCAGATGCGCAGGTTCCTGCATTATTGATGTAATTCTAAGGATGCCTAGCGGAGCGTAAGGACCTACCGTTCTGGGAATAAAATAGCGGAAGTCATAACCTTTCTGAAATCCGATCCAATAACTAATTTCCTGAAAAATACCAATTAAGGATACCACACAAGCAATCTGTAAGTATACGCGAAACAGACCTTCGACCTTGTTGTTATTTAAGCGGATTAGCAGGTAATACGCAAGGCCGTTAAGAACAAATCCAAACAGTATTTTTAGTAACAAGGGAAGTGAGTTATTTTTCTGGAATAAATTTATCAAGGAGAAAGCAAAAACGGCTAATAAAATATAAATCGAATTCGGAGATATATGTATCTTCCGATATGAAAAGATATAAAATAATAGGAAGCTTGTTAAGAATAAATAGCTGACATAGAAATCGAAGAAGCCTTTATTAAAAACAAAGGCCCCGGTAAAAATATTAGAAATTAATAAGTAGTTAAAAAATTTTATCATTTAGAATAACTTGCCCTGAGGGTTAATTTATATTATCTGCGACTATTTCTATCTAGCCATAAATAAAAACCGCTGCGCACTACTGCCCTTTTTAACCTAACCGCGGATCCCACCATTGCCTGATTCATAGAACAAAAACGGCATATCCTAATCATTCCACGACTATATCCAAAAGCTAACAAATAATTTTTGAATTGCAGCCATAATTGTTGATCGCGAATTAATGATACGACGTGCAAAATCGTATACCAAGGATGCTCACGAGTCATCACTTTAAGAAACGACATTCTTAAATCCGGATTACTAAGAAAATACTTATCCGCTAGTTTTAAATAGCCGTCAAAATCAAGTAGAAATCTTTTCACTAACCCACCGGAATACTGAAAACTTTCATTATCGTTACGCCAAAGCACTAACGAATCCTTTATATACTTGAGCCTACATTTTCTGGCAGTAAAAGAAATCAATGATGAAGCAAGCGCATATGCTGTAGACTGAAAATCCTGATCAAATCCTGAGATATTCCATTGTTCGCGGCGTAAAATAATTGAACTCATATAACTAAAAAGAGCACCAATTGAATTCGCATTATTACAGTAAAACTTAAACTCTTCCGCGTTATCGAGGTTAAAAATCCTGTCTTCTATCTTAACAGACAGCCAAGACATTTGTTTATAGGCATGCATATTTAAGTTGCAGGCGGTTATATTACATAGATATATTTCACACCCGGACTCAATCTCTTTTAAGATTGTTTTGATTGCCCTCGGCTTTAGCAAATCATCGTCTGAAAACATCCAGCAATATTGGCCTCGTGCCAGTTCGATTGTCTTAGCCATATCCCGGTCCACACCCATATTCTTCCCAGAGCAGAAATAAACCAAATTCTTAAATTTCTTACGATACATATCCACGACTTCAGAAGTATTATCGGTAGATGCCCCATCCACAATAACAATCTCAATGTTATCACTAGCTTGAGAAATAATACTATCCAAAGTCTGACCAATAAATCCTGCGCGATTATAGGTAGGAATGCAAAATGACAGCTTTATTTGAGCTGATGAATTTTCCATATTTAATATACTTTGGTATTGCGCCAATATTGGACACCATCCAGAAACTTAATCTGCCCAAAAGGAGTAATCCTCTTATCGTTGCCAGGAAAATCAAAAATACATTCCCAACCCATGCTCTTAAATAATTTACGTAATCTGCTCTCAACATCATGGCTATGCGTGCCGATATGAATTCTTTTAACCTTTTCAGAAAGCTGTTCTTTGACAGCGCTTAAAACCCGATATTCCTCACCCTTTATGTCCAAATGTATAAGATCAACTTTTTTTAAGCCCGCAAGTATTTTATCTAATCCTATACACCTTATCTTTTTGGTATATAGCCCTAAGCCTTTCTTCCCTGTCCAGTAATCTTTAGCATCGCATGGCTGCCCCTTGATTCGTTTATAGCTTCTTTTTATAAAACGATAAGTCTCCTTCAGTGGCCTTAAGAGCAATTGCCATGATGTCACAATGTAACTGCCATAGCCTTGCGGAAAACCAACTTCGAAAATGGCATACCCGTCTTTTCTGCTGACAACAGCTTCTATGAGAGTATGATCATCGGGATTTATGCCATTATCAATAAAATGTTTTCGCATCCATTTATAAGAAGTCGGCTCTCCTTCCACTCCAATCAGCTTGAACACAAAAGAATCGCCGTGATACTTTTTGATGGCTGCGGCAGCGTTTATTAAATGCGGAGCAATACCAGCCCCCAGCTCTATTGCCGTAAAGTCCTGTTTCGCTTGCACAACTGATTCAAGCAGACTAATCCATTCAAAGTACTCTTCTTGAAAATCAGGATATTGAGTCTCTAGCCATATTCTCTCATCAGTTTCAACGTTGTGTCGCTTCTGAAGCTCAGGGCCAATAGGACAAATATGCGAAACATCGGTAAAAACACCTAAGAAATTTACCGCATAACCCTTTCTTCCATAACCAGAATACGGCTTAAATTTCCTAAAGATATCATGGTGTTGCATAAAATATTTCCCCTTTCACTTCGCTGCTGCAATCTCTAGATTAGGTAAAGGAAAAACCAGCTTAAATTGTTTATATTTCTCTTGCGCCTGAAAAAAATTCTTAAAATGCCAAGGCAAAACAATCAGATAATCAGGCTTCCTGATAGATAACTGATCTTCTGAAATAATCGGTATCCAGGAACCCGGAGTATAGCATCCAAACTTCTCGGAATTCACCTCTGCAACAAACGCTATATCTTTATTTGTTAATTGACAGTACTGCAGCAATACGTTCCCCTTAGTCGAAGCTCCAAGCGCAGCTACGTTTTCCCCTTGTAATTGGGTTGTTTTTAAAAACCCCAGTAAATCTATCTTTGTTTTTTTGACGCGCTTAGCGAATTCCAAATAAGGCTCAAGTGTACCCAAACCGCTATCTCTTTCCATTCCAAGGATTTTCTGCACTGATGCGGCAACAGTCGAATTACCACTTGACTTTACCACCATTACGGAAAAACTCCCGCCATTAATATCGTTAAACTCAACATCAGCAATCCTAAAACCTACCCTATCTGCCATCCATTTAATCTGACTTAATGCGTAGAACTCAAGATGTTCGTGGCAAACGGTATCATATGAATTATTCACAAGCATAGTTGGCATGTAGCTTTGCTCAAAAACCCACGCTCCGTCATCCGCGAGGACATCATATATTTGACGCATAAAACCCAATGGATCCTCCAGGTCATAAAACATGGAAAAAGATGTGACTATCTTTGCTTTTTTACCGGGAAACCACTCTTTCAATAAAGCAGAAGAAAAGAAATCAGGTATTAATTGAATATGCGGTAAATAATACTGATGGAATTTAACCCCCGTAGGATCGATACCTACTAGGTTATACCCTGAGGCTGGATAAGCCGCAAGCGTTGTACCATCATTACTACCGATATCAACTATTAAATCTCCTTTTTGCAAGTTAACCTGTTTAAGAATCTTTGCCACTTTCGCATGAAGATGCCTGACCATGCTTGGATTTAATCCTGAACGATAACCATAATTTTGGCCATACATCTGACCCAAATCATAGGAATGTTCAAGCTGCAGAAGCCCGCAAATATCTTGATCCCCAGCGCATTTTACTAAGCGTAACGGCCCGGTTGTAACTTGCGCGCCTTTTTTACCGGGGAATACCCCTGTGAGCATCTGCTCTCCCAAATCAAGTATCTTCTCCAACTTTGTGTTACCGCATATCCTGCAGCTTTCGATCTTTTTATACACTCTTCATCTCCATCTCGGCATCGACCATCAAGGTAATCATTTCACGAAATCCCACCTTGGGGCTCCATCCCAATTGCGTTCTGGCTTTTGTCCAGTCGCCCACTAATTGCGCTTCCTCAAACATACGATATTCAGCCGGATCATTACGGACATAAGATTTATAATCAAGGTTAAGATACCCAAAGACTATCTCACAAATTTCCCGTACTGAATGGGTCTGTCCGGTAGCCACTACATAATCCGAAGCCTCAGGCTGCTGTAACATAAGCCACATTGCCTGCACATAATCGCCTGCAAACCCCCAATCCCTGCGCGCATCAAGATTACCCAAATGCAGTTCGCCAGCCAAACCCAGTTTGATCCTTACTGCTTCATGGACAATCTTTTTTGTGACAAAACCCAGGCCCCGACGCGGGCTCTCATGATTGAAAAGTATTGCCGAAGACGCAAATAAACCATAATGTTTGCGGTATATCCCTACCATAGAGTGGGCGTAAAGTTTCGCGGCGCCATAAGGTGAACGCGGATTAAAAGGTGTTTTTTCAGATTGAGGTGACCCAGTTGTGCCGCCAAACATCTCGCTAGAGGACGCCTGACAAAAACGCGAGCTTATCTTAGCCTGACGGATAATTTCCAGCATATGCACAACCGCCAGCCCATTTACCTCTGCTATTTTAGCAGGATTATCAAACATCCCGGAGCCTGATGAATAGGCAGCGTAATTATAAACTTCGTCCGGCTTATACCGTAAAAATACTTCCTTAATTCCGGAATAGTTTACGATATCTAACTGAAGCAAATCGACCTTATTAATCAAGGAAGATGAAAAATAGTCCGGGATATTATCGCGGTTTTGCTCAATGCCGATAACCTTATAGCCTTTAGCAAGGAGAAATTCCGTCAAATATGAACCATCCTGACCAGCGATCCCGGTAATTAAGGCAGTTTTCATCAAATATTATCCGCAAATGTCCTCATATAATAAACAATGCCTGTCTGCGATTTCCTGCCATTGATCACGATCAATATCATGATCATAATCTCTGCGCTTGCCAGCGTAATTAGCAAGAGCTGACTTCATTTCTTGAATATCATCCACTTTTGTAAAATATATATTTCGTTTCCTATCATAACCTCTTTGGGTCAAAGATGTAGTTATTACAAACGCCCTGTTTAATACGGCAGCATGAATAGAAGTATTCCATTCTCCGGCGCCATTTCTAAAAGGCAAAATCACCGCATCAGCAACCGCTAATAACGCGGCCAAGCCCTGCGCAGGAAGAAAACCGGTAAAAGTCACCTTTTCTGACCATAACCCAAGCGAAACACGCTTAATAATCTCGGGCAAATAGCCTGTTTCTTTAACATCTTCTCCGGCTATCACAATCTGGTCTGTCGCAGGGTTAGCAATCTCAAATAACAATTCAATACCCTTATGAGGATATATGAACCCCGAAAAAACAACCAAGCGTTTTTGTGTTTTTAAGTATTGCTTCTTAAGTTGGCTCTTTTCTGTTTCATCAAGATTAACACAAGGGATACTAGATGCATTTTGTATAGTTGCGGTTTTCTTTCCCCATAAAGCCCAACGCATTATAAAGTGCAGGCTTTCTATGTATCTTGGGCGCACAAATACCAGTCCGCCAGGAATAATTGATTTTAGGAAAACTTTTGGAGCATTTCGCAAAACATATATTTCATGCCAGGTCTGTACAACTTTTTTCCCCATCAAGAATGAAATAACCGGCAACAGCCACGGCAACAAAACATTCCCATAACCCTGAGTCGGATATTGAATATGCACAATATCCGGAGACCAGCGCTTGATAACCTTTATAACTTTCAATGTTTCGGCAATGCCCCATTTTTTTATAATGGGAAAAATCTCTACCCCTGCTACTTTATTAATCGTGCCGTTTATTGCGCTAGTAAGAACACCAACTTGGATTTCATGATTGACAGCAAGCGCTTGCGCCAAATTGTAGGTATAATCACCAACTCCACACTTCATCGGCGGATAAGAACCCGTAACTAACAAAACTCTCATTTTAGACTAAACCTTTCTTAGCGCTAACCACGCAAAGGTATATTTTTTCCCTTGCCAATCAATAGGCGCATCTTTAGCTTCATACAACATTTTACCGGAAGGCACTAAACCGTAACATCCCGCTTTAATAATTAAATCCTTAATCTCATCTCTTGAGAAAATCTGCCAATCTAACCCAAATAATTTTACCCCTTTGGTATCAATTTTCTCCGGCCAATAATCAAATGTCGCGATAAAGTATCCACCTTTATTCAAAAGACGAGATACCTCTTTTAGCAACAACGGGCCATTAAAACCATGCTCTATTACTGAAATTGACGTAATTGCCCGAAACGCGCCATCATCAAATTTTGTGTGCATAAAATCGCCGATTTCATAATGTATGAAATTCCGGTAGGGCATTTTTAGCAAGTTTGAATTTAAATCCACGCCTGTTAAGTTGGAATAACCTAGTTTATGCAAAGCGACAATCGTCTCTGAAGCATAGCAACCAATATCAAGTATCGGCTCATTTTTTTGTACATGGCTATCAAGAAAATCTATAACAGAAAGCACATCCCAACTCTTCACTCTTCCCCCTATTGCCATTCCAGGCTTAAGCTTTAATTTCCTCAATAAGCAATGAACGGGTAAATCAATAAAAGAAACCCTTTTAGCCAGCAACTTTTGGCGGGCTTGGAGTATTTCAATTTTATTCTGTAAAATTTTTAAAGCCATTACTATCTTTCTTGAGTATGTTTTTTGAGCGATTCTTGGCGTTTAGCACTGCTAAGATCCCGATGTATCATTTCGGAAACTAATTGATGAAAAGTAACTTTCGGAACCCATCCAAGCTTGGCCTTTGCCTTGCCTGCATCACCAATAAGAGCATCTACCTCTGTTGGCCGGAAATAACGGGAATCCACAGCAATAATACAGCGGCCATCTTTTGTATAACCTTTCTCGTTAATTCCAGACCCCTTCCAAGTGATCTTAATATCAAGTTCGGCTGCAGCCAATTCCACGAATTCACGCACGCTATGCTGCTTTCCGGTAGCAATTACGAGGTCTTGCGGTTGTGGTTGCTGCAACATAAGCCATTGAGCTTCAACATAATCTTTAGCATGCCCCCAGTCGCGTTTTGCGTTTAGATTACCAAGATACAAACATTCCTGTAATCCCAGCTTTATACGGGCCAGTGCTTGAGTGATCTTGCGGCTTACGAAAAGCTCACCTCGCACCGGAGACTCATGATTAAACAGTATCCCGTTGCACGCGTAAATGCCATACGCCTCACGATAGTTAACGGTAATCCAGTAAGCGTACAGTTTGGCAACCGCATATGGCGAGCGAGGATAAAATGGAGTTGTCTCTTTTTGGGGAGTCTCTTGAGCCAACCCAAAAAGTTCCGAAGTAGAAGCTTGGTAATAGCGAGTTTTATTTTCTAAACCCAATATACGTATTGCCTCAAGGACTCGTAAGGCCCCTAACGCATCGGAATCCGCGGTATACTCAGGCTCCTCAAATGATACCGCGACATGACTTTGAGCCGCCAGGTTATATATCTCATCTGGCTGCGTTTGGTGAATTACGCGTATTAAGCTAGATGAATCTGTCATATCGCCATGGTGCAGAAAAAAATGCACACCCTTTTCATGAACATCACGCAAAAGATGATCAATGCGAGCCGTATTAAAAAGAGACGAGCGCCGCCTTAAGCCATGAACTACATATCCCTTACCTAAGAGAAATTCAGCCAGATATGCCCCGTCTTGACCAGTAATCCCTGTAATTAAAGCAACTTTTCGGCGCCCCATCCTTTTTCTCATATCTAACCTCCTGACGCAACCCGCTTGAGTGTTTTATAAATAGCCCTGGGCATAATTAATTTAGCAAGTTTTCCTAATCCTCGGCGCACAAAAAAGTATAAATACGCACACATAGCCTTAGACTTCGGCAATCTATATTTCCTTAACAACCTTAAATGTTCAAGCATGCTTTGAACAGGATAACATTCACCAATGCCCCCAACTCTTCTATGCACAAATAGAAGATTATTATAGCAACCAATTGCACCATTCAGATGCAACCTCAACACCAAATCATAATCATTCACAAATTTATAAGCCAAATCTATTAAACCAATTTCTTGAAAACATTTTCTCCTTATCACCATTGTTGGGAAAAAACAATATGCCCACCCAGACATAATAGCTTTGGCATAATCAGGGTTACCTTTATATACTTTACCTGAATTCTGACCGTCATGCATAAGCATATCCCCAAAAATAAAATCTGCACCCGTATTTGAAATTATTTCCGCTGCCGCTTCAATAAAAGATGGCTCAATCCAGTCATCAGATGATAGGCCAAATATAAAATCACCTTCAGCCATACTGATTGCTTTATTAAAAGCATCAGATGTACCGGAATCAGGCTCGCTAACCCACAAATCTATTTTATCATCAAATTTCTTAATTACTTCCAGAGTGCCATCTGTAGACGCTCCATCTACGATAATATATTCAATATTTTTATAGCTTTGATCCAATACAGACGTTATTGTTTGCTGCAATGTTTCCTGCCGGTTGCGTACAATTGTTACAACGGTTATAAGAGGCATTTGAAGATTGTCTTTGCCCCTGCCAGGTCTACGACAGCCTCCTGTTTGGCGCAGAGGATGCGCTTCTCTTGTTAAATAATCTTCAATCGTAGGGACTCTTATCATATGCTTTGGGCTTCGCCTGAAAGTATTACTGTTTACCATCTTTTAGCTTATTTCTAAGCTTCCTGATAACACCAAGAGCAAAAGGAGGCAATATTTGCTTGGTAATCCATTTAAACTGATTTCTCCTAAAAGGTTTTCTCGAAAGAATGCTATAGTCTGGCTTATTTTGCAAATAGAATTTATCAGTTTTGTACTTATCCATATTCTGGTTTATAAAATTATAGACCTCAATCAACTTATTATAATCCGCAGTAGCGCTTAAAATAACTTTAGAAGCATCAGCAAACTGCTTTTTGATGGTTTCGATAATCCGATAGACATTAGAATACCTCTCAAAACAATATGAAATTACAGCTAATTTCAGCAAGCTAATCACTTTTCTTTCATCATCATAAGACGCATAATCTCCCCAAGTTCCCGGGTTACGCAAAAATAGCGCTTCTCCGACAGATAGAAATCCTTCTCCAAGCCTGAAAGAAGGATGCCAATATTGCTGATTTAATATATCTGCGAGACGAAAATCTAGCTTATAGAGGAACTGATACTGATCTTGAAACAATCCTTGCCCTTCGTAAATTTCAAAGAATTCTACCTCGCTAACCACACATAATGTATTTTTGCTAATTGACTGTGCGCCTCCAAGCAGCACAGGCAACTCAGACCCTTGGGCATCTATACTGACTACATCAGGAAGAGGCAAATTATTACCCTGGACCAACCTATCTATGGTTGTAGTTTCAACAGTAACGGTCCTGTCAAGAGCCGTATCCTCCGCCCATGTCAACCAATCACCCCAGGGTATATGCTCAAGCTTAGCTTTTTGTGCCGGCCTTAGTAAACTGCTGCTTTGCGGATGTTTATTTATATATAAAGTTTGTTTACCTACCTTATCAAGGACACAGGTGTTTACAAGTAACCCCTTAATCCCCCTAAGTGAAAGCTCTTGAATATACTTTGCGTCATTGCTTGCTTCACGCGGTTCAAAAATAATCAACTTCACTTTATCGCGGAAAGGAGAACACAATATCTTTTCAACCGGGCCGCAATCCCCAGAACCACCAACATGCCAGATCACAATATCGTTGAAAGCAACTTTATCTTGACGCATCTTCTTTTGCTCCTCTCTCAAAGAAGTTAAATACTTTATTGTCAATGCTAGGCTAAATAAAAATGCTATCTATTCTATACCAGAAAATATTGCATTACCTGAAAAACATAGAAAAAATTTTCTTTGCATATTTAGGATACGACGCAGGCCTGCTAATAGCCCGAAAAACTACACTAATCCAAAATCCACACTTTAATAAATGTCTGTTGATATTTAGTCTATCCGCAATTTTCTCAATAAAAATTGGACCATTGCCGCGCCATCTACCTCTGGGTCCTTGGGAATTCTTGAGTATCTTAAAATCAGAAAAAGTCTCAACCGGCCTATTACGAATCAATCGCACCTTACCATCTTTCGTCCATAAATTCTCCAACAACTTTCGGTCATGGCGCCAGAATTCCTGGCATAAAATACTTCCAGCACTCTTACTTTTATCTTCATTAAGAAATACATCGCTTAAGATAATAGTGCCGCCTTTTTCATAAGCCCTCATCGCAAGGTCATTATCCCAAATTATTGCTATGAAATTCCTATCGATACCTCCCAAATCATTAAAAAATTTTTTAGACATTAAAGGAGCAAGCGGTAAAACAATAGAATTGGGGTCATTAACGTCAAAACGATGCGCAAAATGCGATTCATCTTTACCGTTTGTGCTTGACCTGCAAGATAATAGCAATTTCTCATTATGATAGCTTTTATATGTTTCATAGAGCCTATCCAAAGGCCTGGGCATATTAAACGTACAATCATCAGCAAGAACCATAACTAATTCAGTGTTAATATTCCTAAAGGCTATTTCTGCGCATTGGGCTGGTTTTACTAGCGAATGGATAAAGCGAAAATTATTTGGCAATTCATAATCCGGTGGATTAGGCCCTACAAAGACTAATTCAAAGTCTATATCGTTATCGCCTATGCTTTTATATAAAGTCATCCAATTCTTCGGACGGTGAGCCGTAGCAACAATGCCAATTTTAGGCTTCATAGCTTATTTCCCTTTAATCGCAAGAAATATCCGCTTTGCATAATTAAAATACATTTTTGGTTTTTTAATGCCTCGAACCAATCTCGGCAGGTTATCTTC
It includes:
- a CDS encoding class I SAM-dependent methyltransferase, with amino-acid sequence MALKILQNKIEILQARQKLLAKRVSFIDLPVHCLLRKLKLKPGMAIGGRVKSWDVLSVIDFLDSHVQKNEPILDIGCYASETIVALHKLGYSNLTGVDLNSNLLKMPYRNFIHYEIGDFMHTKFDDGAFRAITSISVIEHGFNGPLLLKEVSRLLNKGGYFIATFDYWPEKIDTKGVKLFGLDWQIFSRDEIKDLIIKAGCYGLVPSGKMLYEAKDAPIDWQGKKYTFAWLALRKV
- the gmd gene encoding GDP-mannose 4,6-dehydratase, with product MRKRMGRRKVALITGITGQDGAYLAEFLLGKGYVVHGLRRRSSLFNTARIDHLLRDVHEKGVHFFLHHGDMTDSSSLIRVIHQTQPDEIYNLAAQSHVAVSFEEPEYTADSDALGALRVLEAIRILGLENKTRYYQASTSELFGLAQETPQKETTPFYPRSPYAVAKLYAYWITVNYREAYGIYACNGILFNHESPVRGELFVSRKITQALARIKLGLQECLYLGNLNAKRDWGHAKDYVEAQWLMLQQPQPQDLVIATGKQHSVREFVELAAAELDIKITWKGSGINEKGYTKDGRCIIAVDSRYFRPTEVDALIGDAGKAKAKLGWVPKVTFHQLVSEMIHRDLSSAKRQESLKKHTQER
- a CDS encoding GDP-mannose 4,6-dehydratase is translated as MKTALITGIAGQDGSYLTEFLLAKGYKVIGIEQNRDNIPDYFSSSLINKVDLLQLDIVNYSGIKEVFLRYKPDEVYNYAAYSSGSGMFDNPAKIAEVNGLAVVHMLEIIRQAKISSRFCQASSSEMFGGTTGSPQSEKTPFNPRSPYGAAKLYAHSMVGIYRKHYGLFASSAILFNHESPRRGLGFVTKKIVHEAVRIKLGLAGELHLGNLDARRDWGFAGDYVQAMWLMLQQPEASDYVVATGQTHSVREICEIVFGYLNLDYKSYVRNDPAEYRMFEEAQLVGDWTKARTQLGWSPKVGFREMITLMVDAEMEMKSV
- a CDS encoding FkbM family methyltransferase, with product MRQDKVAFNDIVIWHVGGSGDCGPVEKILCSPFRDKVKLIIFEPREASNDAKYIQELSLRGIKGLLVNTCVLDKVGKQTLYINKHPQSSSLLRPAQKAKLEHIPWGDWLTWAEDTALDRTVTVETTTIDRLVQGNNLPLPDVVSIDAQGSELPVLLGGAQSISKNTLCVVSEVEFFEIYEGQGLFQDQYQFLYKLDFRLADILNQQYWHPSFRLGEGFLSVGEALFLRNPGTWGDYASYDDERKVISLLKLAVISYCFERYSNVYRIIETIKKQFADASKVILSATADYNKLIEVYNFINQNMDKYKTDKFYLQNKPDYSILSRKPFRRNQFKWITKQILPPFALGVIRKLRNKLKDGKQ
- a CDS encoding glycosyltransferase family 4 protein gives rise to the protein MRVLLVTGSYPPMKCGVGDYTYNLAQALAVNHEIQVGVLTSAINGTINKVAGVEIFPIIKKWGIAETLKVIKVIKRWSPDIVHIQYPTQGYGNVLLPWLLPVISFLMGKKVVQTWHEIYVLRNAPKVFLKSIIPGGLVFVRPRYIESLHFIMRWALWGKKTATIQNASSIPCVNLDETEKSQLKKQYLKTQKRLVVFSGFIYPHKGIELLFEIANPATDQIVIAGEDVKETGYLPEIIKRVSLGLWSEKVTFTGFLPAQGLAALLAVADAVILPFRNGAGEWNTSIHAAVLNRAFVITTSLTQRGYDRKRNIYFTKVDDIQEMKSALANYAGKRRDYDHDIDRDQWQEIADRHCLLYEDICG
- a CDS encoding class I SAM-dependent methyltransferase; this encodes MYKKIESCRICGNTKLEKILDLGEQMLTGVFPGKKGAQVTTGPLRLVKCAGDQDICGLLQLEHSYDLGQMYGQNYGYRSGLNPSMVRHLHAKVAKILKQVNLQKGDLIVDIGSNDGTTLAAYPASGYNLVGIDPTGVKFHQYYLPHIQLIPDFFSSALLKEWFPGKKAKIVTSFSMFYDLEDPLGFMRQIYDVLADDGAWVFEQSYMPTMLVNNSYDTVCHEHLEFYALSQIKWMADRVGFRIADVEFNDINGGSFSVMVVKSSGNSTVAASVQKILGMERDSGLGTLEPYLEFAKRVKKTKIDLLGFLKTTQLQGENVAALGASTKGNVLLQYCQLTNKDIAFVAEVNSEKFGCYTPGSWIPIISEDQLSIRKPDYLIVLPWHFKNFFQAQEKYKQFKLVFPLPNLEIAAAK
- a CDS encoding glycosyltransferase; amino-acid sequence: MIRVPTIEDYLTREAHPLRQTGGCRRPGRGKDNLQMPLITVVTIVRNRQETLQQTITSVLDQSYKNIEYIIVDGASTDGTLEVIKKFDDKIDLWVSEPDSGTSDAFNKAISMAEGDFIFGLSSDDWIEPSFIEAAAEIISNTGADFIFGDMLMHDGQNSGKVYKGNPDYAKAIMSGWAYCFFPTMVIRRKCFQEIGLIDLAYKFVNDYDLVLRLHLNGAIGCYNNLLFVHRRVGGIGECYPVQSMLEHLRLLRKYRLPKSKAMCAYLYFFVRRGLGKLAKLIMPRAIYKTLKRVASGG
- a CDS encoding glycosyltransferase family 2 protein, translating into MENSSAQIKLSFCIPTYNRAGFIGQTLDSIISQASDNIEIVIVDGASTDNTSEVVDMYRKKFKNLVYFCSGKNMGVDRDMAKTIELARGQYCWMFSDDDLLKPRAIKTILKEIESGCEIYLCNITACNLNMHAYKQMSWLSVKIEDRIFNLDNAEEFKFYCNNANSIGALFSYMSSIILRREQWNISGFDQDFQSTAYALASSLISFTARKCRLKYIKDSLVLWRNDNESFQYSGGLVKRFLLDFDGYLKLADKYFLSNPDLRMSFLKVMTREHPWYTILHVVSLIRDQQLWLQFKNYLLAFGYSRGMIRICRFCSMNQAMVGSAVRLKRAVVRSGFYLWLDRNSRR